From Sparus aurata chromosome 9, fSpaAur1.1, whole genome shotgun sequence, a single genomic window includes:
- the olig2 gene encoding oligodendrocyte transcription factor 2, whose translation MDSDTSRVSSRPSSPEVDDIFLSTLKKSVHGFSGAVSSTQSDSPSDIHCMRGLSAADEESLTLRLAKKDRKLLSEGELQSIRLKINSRERKRMHDLNVAMDGLREVMPYAHGPSVRKLSKIATLLLARNYILMLSNSLEEMKRLVSEIYGTTGHHGGFHPSACGTMTHGGPVPGHPASPHASHPAVHHPLLPPAAVSTASLSAPAIAAVTSVRPHHGLLKAPAAGAGPLGSSFQHWGVGTGMPCPCSMCQVPPQHVSSMSTVTMPRLASDSK comes from the coding sequence ATGGACTCAGATACAAGCCGCGTGTCGAGCAGACCGTCATCTCCCGAAGTTGATGACATCTTCCTGTCCACCCTGAAGAAGTCCGTGCACGGCTTCTCCGGCGCCGTGTCCTCTACGCAGAGCGACTCTCCGTCAGATATCCACTGCATGCGCGGCCTCTCCGCTGCCGACGAGGAGTCCCTCACACTCCGACTGGCCAAGAAAGACCGCAAACTCTTGTCAGAGGGCGAGCTGCAGTCCATTCGCCTCAAGATCAACAGCCGCGAGAGGAAAAGGATGCACGACCTCAACGTAGCCATGGACGGGCTCCGGGAGGTCATGCCCTATGCGCACGGACCGTCGGTGCGTAAACTCTCCAAAATCGCCACCCTGCTGCTTGCTAGAAACTACATTCTGATGCTGAGCAACTCACTGGAGGAGATGAAGCGGCTGGTGAGCGAAATCTACGGCACCACTGGACACCACGGCGGCTTCCACCCATCAGCCTGTGGGACTATGACACACGGGGGGCCCGTGCCGGGACACCCGGCGTCTCCCCATGCATCACACCCGGCGGTGCACCACCCACTCCTCCCGCCCGCGGCCGTCTCCACCGCCTCTCTGTCTGCGCCCGCCATCGCTGCAGTCACGTCGGTCAGACCGCATCATGGACTCCTCAAAGCGCCCGCTGCAGGTGCCGGGCCACTGGGCAGCAGCTTCCAGCACTGGGGCGTCGGCACCGGGATGCCTTGTCCATGCAGCATGTGCCAAGTTCCGCCTCAACATGTGTCCAGCATGAGCACTGTCACCATGCCGAGGCTGGCCAGCGACTCCAAGTGA